The Geothrix sp. genome window below encodes:
- a CDS encoding mechanosensitive ion channel family protein: protein MFRDLREKVSAPRRIAAWVLLGLLLLAAAFVLPRTSSHPIIHRAADVILWSVLAYGAIRLVSFLLLDPLLSQRKTATPGFARDLLVVVLYLVAAGGILRQVLQVSLGQLLGTGAIAAAVVGLSLQEVLGNLFAGISLHLDPAFQVGDWVEITGTLRGGPGRETLIGQVESMTWRTVQLRTENGDMDILPNRAIAQAVVTNLYVPSGLHRRTAKVIVEPRPDLHAALEHLTRALGGLPHPAQHRPEVVVHSSDLGGAVLEMRFWALGFRHGRQAAFQATRLAATVLPREGFRLMGPHGPTPLVARPEPLPEPALMHDLVRQLGLPDHWAEDLRGHLRLRVLAPGEGVIREGDPGHSLFAVHRGTLQVVRAEERLEPYTGIFWKPLAELGPGQWFGEASLLTGAPRNATVVALTEAEVAELPKEAFEASLKREPELLERLLDLIEHRALYASGASAPKESRRAQWSRQIRAWFGL from the coding sequence ATGTTTCGCGACTTGAGGGAGAAGGTCAGCGCCCCGCGCCGGATCGCGGCCTGGGTGCTGCTCGGCCTGCTGCTGCTGGCGGCGGCCTTCGTCCTGCCCCGCACGAGCTCCCATCCCATCATTCACCGCGCGGCCGATGTGATCCTCTGGTCCGTCCTGGCCTACGGGGCCATCCGGCTGGTCTCCTTCCTGCTGCTCGACCCCCTGTTGAGCCAGCGGAAGACGGCCACGCCGGGTTTCGCGCGGGATCTCCTCGTGGTGGTGCTCTACCTCGTGGCGGCGGGCGGCATCCTGCGCCAGGTGCTCCAGGTGAGCCTGGGCCAGCTGCTGGGCACCGGCGCCATCGCCGCGGCCGTGGTGGGCCTCAGCCTCCAGGAGGTGCTGGGCAACCTTTTCGCCGGCATCTCCCTCCACCTGGATCCCGCCTTCCAGGTCGGCGACTGGGTGGAGATCACGGGCACCCTGCGGGGCGGCCCCGGCCGGGAGACCCTCATCGGGCAGGTGGAGAGCATGACCTGGCGCACGGTGCAGCTCCGCACCGAGAACGGCGACATGGACATCCTGCCCAACCGCGCCATCGCCCAGGCCGTGGTGACGAACCTCTATGTGCCCTCGGGCCTGCACCGCCGCACGGCCAAGGTCATCGTCGAGCCCCGCCCGGACCTCCATGCCGCCCTGGAGCACCTCACCCGGGCCCTCGGGGGCCTGCCGCACCCGGCCCAGCACCGGCCCGAGGTGGTGGTCCACAGCTCGGACTTGGGCGGTGCCGTGCTGGAGATGCGCTTCTGGGCCCTGGGATTCCGCCACGGGCGCCAGGCCGCGTTCCAGGCCACGCGCCTGGCCGCCACCGTGCTGCCGCGGGAGGGCTTCCGGCTCATGGGCCCCCACGGCCCGACTCCCCTGGTGGCGCGGCCGGAGCCACTGCCGGAACCGGCCCTGATGCACGACCTCGTCCGCCAGCTGGGCCTGCCGGACCACTGGGCCGAGGATCTCCGCGGCCACCTCCGCCTGCGGGTGCTGGCCCCGGGAGAGGGCGTCATCCGGGAGGGCGATCCCGGCCATTCGCTCTTCGCCGTGCACCGTGGCACCCTCCAGGTGGTGCGGGCCGAGGAGCGCCTGGAGCCCTACACCGGGATCTTCTGGAAACCCCTGGCGGAACTCGGGCCGGGTCAGTGGTTCGGCGAAGCCAGCCTGCTCACGGGCGCCCCGCGGAACGCCACCGTGGTCGCCCTCACGGAAGCCGAGGTCGCCGAGCTCCCGAAAGAGGCCTTCGAGGCCTCCCTCAAGCGGGAGCCGGAGCTGCTGGAACGGCTACTGGACCTCATCGAACACCGGGCCCTCTACGCGTCCGGGGCCTCGGCGCCGAAGGAATCCCGACGGGCCCAGTGGTCGCGACAGATCCGGGCCTGGTTCGGCCTGTAG
- a CDS encoding thiamine phosphate synthase: protein MILLAITPGLGFDRDRWTAVLRSGVDAFLLREKQLEARALLDATRWCQDQAPGVELWVAGRLDVAFAAGCGLHAPEAHPEVEPGLVPLSRPLHHEDQWDTRRGADQLLVSPIFPSPGKGEPWGLERLRRFLDRLPPGGPRLLALGGVDPRNTPALDHPRLAGIAAIRPFWEGDPARAVARFRER from the coding sequence ATGATCCTCCTCGCCATCACCCCGGGCCTGGGCTTCGACCGCGACCGCTGGACGGCCGTGCTGCGCTCCGGGGTCGACGCCTTCCTCCTCCGCGAGAAGCAACTGGAGGCCCGTGCCTTGCTGGACGCGACGCGGTGGTGCCAGGATCAGGCGCCCGGCGTCGAACTCTGGGTGGCCGGCCGGCTGGATGTGGCCTTCGCCGCGGGGTGCGGGCTCCACGCCCCCGAGGCCCATCCCGAGGTGGAGCCGGGGCTGGTGCCCCTCTCGCGCCCCCTTCATCACGAGGATCAGTGGGACACCCGGCGCGGCGCCGACCAGCTGCTGGTGTCGCCGATCTTCCCCAGCCCCGGCAAGGGTGAGCCCTGGGGCCTGGAGCGGCTGCGCCGGTTTCTCGATCGGCTTCCCCCGGGAGGGCCCCGGCTGTTGGCCCTGGGCGGCGTGGATCCACGGAACACCCCGGCTCTCGATCACCCCCGGCTGGCGGGCATCGCCGCCATCCGGCCCTTCTGGGAGGGCGATCCCGCGCGGGCCGTGGCGCGTTTCCGGGAGCGATGA
- a CDS encoding aldo/keto reductase, producing the protein MQLSTLGLGTYLGPSTDAADAAYAEAAQAFHAAGGTVFDTAANYRGGRSERALGAAFRHLPRDAFFISTKAGYLPMPEGGTEEGPRAWFHRVLEGPGILSVDDLVDGCHALTPKYLGHQLDISRNALGLETLDLFHLHNPEQQLPHLGPEAFYAMIDRAFEACEGFVAAGKIRAYGVATWNGFRVPPGQDGHLSLARLLAAAQAAGGRDHHFRWIQLPLNLALPEAFLAPTQVMDGTAMTPLAAAQACGLSVQTSASIMQARILRQLPDGFAEALGVRTPAQAALQFTRSCPGVTTALCGMGRAEHVVENAAVMAIPKLDRAALESLFG; encoded by the coding sequence ATGCAGCTGAGCACCCTCGGCCTCGGCACCTACCTGGGCCCGTCCACGGACGCCGCCGATGCCGCCTACGCCGAGGCCGCCCAGGCCTTCCATGCCGCGGGGGGCACGGTCTTCGACACGGCCGCCAACTACCGCGGCGGTCGGTCGGAGCGGGCCCTGGGCGCGGCCTTCCGGCACCTTCCCCGCGATGCGTTCTTCATCTCCACCAAGGCGGGCTACCTCCCCATGCCGGAAGGGGGAACGGAGGAGGGCCCCCGGGCCTGGTTCCACCGGGTGCTGGAGGGGCCGGGCATCCTTTCCGTGGACGACCTGGTGGACGGTTGCCACGCCCTGACGCCGAAGTATCTGGGTCATCAGCTGGACATCAGCCGGAACGCCCTGGGTCTCGAGACGCTGGACCTGTTCCATCTGCACAATCCCGAGCAGCAGTTGCCCCACCTGGGTCCGGAGGCCTTCTACGCCATGATCGACCGGGCCTTCGAGGCCTGCGAGGGCTTCGTGGCCGCTGGGAAGATCCGCGCCTACGGCGTGGCCACCTGGAACGGCTTCCGGGTGCCGCCCGGGCAGGACGGGCACCTGAGTCTCGCCCGCCTGCTGGCGGCCGCCCAGGCCGCCGGGGGCCGGGACCATCACTTCCGCTGGATCCAGCTGCCCCTCAACCTGGCCCTGCCGGAGGCCTTCCTGGCCCCCACGCAGGTGATGGACGGCACGGCCATGACGCCCCTGGCGGCCGCCCAGGCCTGCGGCCTCTCCGTCCAGACCTCGGCCTCCATCATGCAGGCCCGCATCCTGCGCCAGCTGCCGGACGGGTTTGCCGAAGCCCTGGGGGTCCGCACACCCGCCCAGGCGGCCCTGCAGTTCACCCGCTCCTGCCCCGGCGTCACCACGGCCCTTTGCGGCATGGGGCGGGCGGAGCATGTGGTCGAGAACGCGGCGGTCATGGCCATCCCCAAGCTCGATCGCGCCGCGCTGGAGAGCCTCTTCGGATGA